From one Bacillus sp. FJAT-42376 genomic stretch:
- a CDS encoding DUF202 domain-containing protein: protein MEKEQTISSKYIQQHLANERTYLAWVRTAIAIIGIGFIITNLHFSFMDKASPEVNILTIIIGVFSIICGFSLILFSTFDYRKKTKQIDEQTFRPSRHIVTWVSALIVVIILIFSLYFFLIF, encoded by the coding sequence ATGGAAAAAGAACAAACCATCAGTTCAAAATACATCCAGCAGCATCTGGCCAATGAACGGACCTATCTCGCCTGGGTAAGAACGGCCATCGCCATTATAGGAATCGGTTTTATAATCACCAACCTTCACTTCAGCTTCATGGACAAAGCCTCCCCGGAAGTGAACATATTGACCATCATCATCGGTGTTTTCTCCATTATTTGCGGGTTTTCACTCATTCTGTTTTCTACATTTGATTACCGAAAAAAAACAAAGCAAATTGATGAGCAGACCTTCCGTCCATCCCGCCATATTGTCACGTGGGTTTCCGCTTTGATTGTTGTCATTATCTTGATTTTTTCCCTTTATTTCTTTTTAATTTTTTAG
- a CDS encoding M14 family zinc carboxypeptidase, translating to MKKKPILSVLLSASLLGSLLPAQALAGETERKQSLFNSEQYDYITYDALRSKLESYEKQSSRVQLDITGKSSTGKNLYTVTISDSKSKQSELKYKGLRKLMRENPEKAQRYLKANPDIKPPILIHASIHGTEFVGTDAALRLIERYGFKNDQETKEILKNFTLIINVDANPDGRVDATRFNGNGIDLNRDFVTQSQPETEAAVKQIAELNPLVLLDLHGYVRQRGEAKHPGLILPGTPPHNPNYEYDLLYKWMNQQAEAMESNIVSERDHYETELYKTLEGTHIPLRDSKSGWDVYPPIYTPAYAMLHGGLGYTLEAPTNDWDGVKWQVDAVNGALEFALQNKQAMLQDQLEVFDRGVKGEHPNNKDGFYPDSYIIPENKKDNSAVQKVVQHLLKNDVKVEQAAKPFRADGKRYEKGTYIVDLNQAKAGLANAFLWDGEDITNDIDAMYDISAWNLSELWGFDAIKSQEDVNVQTKEVREENVRGKLIGKGPYSIPNTSVNAVRLVNSLIDQGVSVKKDNEGNFYAAEKGKAIQRAVQVSGLTLRTKAVPKDAIPLKKHRVAILKDGGLGKVQSHSGTKLALERLGFQVSEVHPRDVANNGLNGFDTFIYSGSASLTSYRLSEANKEFGLTDEEELKRFNGQIKQFVEQDGHFIAIGAGGSQAAKAAGLTEVEINKGFSSSNGIVKVDYLPSPLTAGYSRNDAGFVYGPVWYSSTEGTNIAATFVNNDSFFTAGHWKDRAPAKGQPVIVQEKDKPVTLIGIEAGFRNHTDYLFRLISNSVFDKE from the coding sequence ATGAAGAAGAAGCCGATTTTATCCGTTTTACTGAGCGCAAGTCTACTGGGAAGTCTTCTTCCCGCTCAAGCACTGGCCGGGGAGACTGAACGAAAGCAGAGTCTTTTCAATTCAGAACAATATGACTACATAACGTATGATGCTCTTAGAAGCAAACTGGAGTCCTATGAAAAGCAAAGCAGCCGAGTTCAATTGGACATTACAGGAAAATCTTCCACCGGCAAAAATTTGTACACGGTCACCATTTCAGACAGCAAGTCTAAGCAGAGTGAACTTAAGTACAAGGGATTGCGGAAACTCATGAGAGAAAATCCGGAAAAAGCGCAGCGCTACCTGAAAGCCAATCCGGATATTAAGCCCCCGATTTTGATTCATGCCTCCATTCATGGAACCGAATTTGTCGGAACAGATGCAGCGCTCCGGTTAATTGAACGGTATGGATTTAAGAATGATCAGGAAACTAAGGAGATACTGAAGAACTTCACACTGATTATCAATGTGGACGCGAATCCTGACGGACGTGTCGATGCTACCCGCTTTAACGGAAACGGAATTGATCTGAACCGTGATTTCGTGACCCAGTCCCAGCCTGAAACGGAAGCGGCCGTTAAGCAAATCGCCGAGCTCAACCCTCTCGTTCTTCTTGATCTTCACGGTTATGTCAGGCAACGCGGGGAAGCAAAGCATCCGGGATTGATTCTTCCGGGTACACCCCCTCATAACCCGAATTACGAATACGATTTGCTTTATAAGTGGATGAATCAGCAGGCAGAAGCGATGGAATCGAATATTGTCAGCGAAAGAGATCACTATGAGACCGAATTGTACAAAACACTGGAAGGCACTCACATCCCATTAAGAGATTCAAAATCCGGCTGGGATGTCTACCCTCCTATTTACACCCCGGCTTATGCTATGCTTCATGGCGGCCTGGGCTATACATTGGAAGCACCGACAAATGACTGGGACGGAGTGAAATGGCAGGTCGATGCTGTGAATGGGGCCCTGGAGTTCGCTTTACAGAATAAACAGGCCATGCTTCAAGACCAGCTTGAAGTGTTTGACCGCGGAGTCAAGGGGGAGCATCCGAACAATAAAGATGGCTTTTATCCTGACAGCTACATCATCCCGGAAAATAAAAAGGATAACAGCGCGGTGCAAAAGGTTGTCCAGCACTTACTTAAAAATGATGTGAAAGTGGAGCAGGCGGCTAAGCCATTTCGCGCAGATGGAAAGCGCTATGAAAAAGGAACGTATATTGTGGATCTTAACCAGGCAAAGGCCGGCTTGGCTAATGCGTTCTTATGGGACGGTGAAGACATTACAAACGATATTGACGCTATGTACGACATTTCCGCCTGGAATCTCTCTGAGCTTTGGGGCTTTGATGCCATCAAAAGCCAGGAGGATGTGAACGTCCAAACGAAAGAAGTTCGGGAGGAAAATGTCCGCGGAAAACTCATTGGCAAAGGACCCTACTCCATTCCGAATACATCTGTAAATGCGGTCCGCCTTGTGAACTCTCTTATTGATCAGGGCGTTTCCGTCAAAAAGGATAACGAAGGAAATTTTTACGCTGCGGAAAAAGGGAAAGCGATTCAGAGAGCGGTTCAGGTATCAGGATTAACCTTACGCACCAAAGCAGTCCCTAAAGATGCCATCCCGCTTAAAAAGCACAGAGTTGCGATCTTAAAGGATGGCGGTCTGGGCAAAGTCCAGTCCCATTCAGGCACAAAGCTCGCCCTCGAACGGCTTGGATTCCAAGTGTCGGAAGTTCATCCGAGAGATGTAGCCAATAATGGATTAAATGGCTTTGATACCTTTATTTACAGCGGAAGCGCCAGCCTTACATCCTATAGGCTCAGCGAAGCCAATAAAGAATTCGGTTTAACCGATGAAGAGGAACTGAAAAGGTTTAACGGACAGATCAAGCAGTTTGTCGAACAGGATGGCCATTTCATCGCAATCGGAGCAGGCGGTTCACAGGCAGCAAAAGCTGCAGGATTAACGGAAGTGGAGATCAATAAAGGCTTTTCCAGCAGCAACGGAATTGTAAAAGTGGATTATCTCCCATCCCCTCTTACTGCCGGTTACAGCAGGAACGATGCCGGTTTCGTATACGGACCCGTTTGGTATTCCAGCACAGAGGGCACAAACATTGCCGCCACTTTTGTGAACAATGACTCCTTCTTTACCGCCGGCCACTGGAAAGACCGGGCACCGGCTAAAGGCCAGCCAGTCATCGTGCAGGAAAAAGACAAGCCGGTTACATTAATCGGCATTGAAGCGGGATTCAGGAACCATACGGATTATTTATTCAGGCTGATTTCAAATAGCGTATTTGATAAAGAATAG
- a CDS encoding GNAT family N-acetyltransferase translates to MIIKNRLFEVKGLTYSIRSAMHEDAGMLSKVRVRIDGETENMDREQGEGLIDEAGFERLIKNDTEMPGHLFLVAEVEGEIVGFSRCEGNQLKRSSHKAEFGVGVLKDFWGYGIGVNLLKESIAWADSNGIKKMNLNVLETNDRAIKIYSSLGFETEGVLKKDKLLSDGKFYSTILMGRWNGS, encoded by the coding sequence ATGATAATAAAGAATCGGTTATTTGAGGTGAAAGGCCTTACCTATTCAATCAGGTCTGCTATGCATGAAGATGCTGGGATGCTCTCCAAGGTAAGAGTCCGCATTGATGGAGAAACAGAAAATATGGATAGGGAACAGGGAGAGGGATTGATCGACGAAGCAGGCTTTGAACGGCTGATTAAGAATGATACGGAAATGCCCGGCCATTTGTTTTTAGTGGCCGAGGTGGAGGGGGAGATTGTCGGATTTTCAAGGTGTGAAGGAAATCAGCTGAAAAGATCCTCACACAAAGCAGAATTCGGAGTGGGCGTGCTGAAGGACTTCTGGGGGTACGGGATTGGCGTGAATCTATTAAAAGAATCGATTGCCTGGGCCGACTCCAATGGGATCAAGAAAATGAACTTAAATGTACTGGAAACGAATGACCGGGCGATAAAGATTTACAGCAGTCTCGGATTTGAAACAGAAGGTGTTTTAAAAAAGGATAAGCTTTTATCAGACGGCAAATTCTACAGCACCATCCTTATGGGAAGATGGAATGGGTCATAA
- a CDS encoding GNAT family N-acetyltransferase, translated as MSNITIKRASLSDAETLTNIMKATFDAEAKRWLREEEPIIDYNIQPPGYQSIHMTEYSIRELVYYKILADEMIAGGLIMTIAGDLHARIDRIFVSTSLQGRGIGSIALKLAEEAYPQVSSWELETSSRQLNNHYFYEKAGFERAYESEDEFCYEKRKESSNHSKATQNQDLSGTHYESCGMDESDFFKVNLAGSSVSNSNVMNTHFSNCNLSQSRFQNINFRNSLLADLNLSGSRIDHVTMGGVQFKDTSLEENQQPVTFERCDLKGSRFMECNLQEVEIQQSDLEGMRINGISVKELFDVYEKAVKHT; from the coding sequence ATGTCCAATATAACGATCAAAAGAGCTTCCCTATCGGACGCTGAAACGCTGACAAACATCATGAAGGCAACCTTTGATGCAGAAGCAAAGAGGTGGCTGAGGGAAGAGGAACCTATCATAGATTACAATATTCAGCCGCCGGGATATCAATCCATACATATGACTGAATACAGTATCCGTGAGTTAGTCTATTACAAAATCCTCGCAGATGAAATGATAGCAGGCGGATTGATTATGACAATCGCAGGCGATTTGCACGCGAGAATTGACCGTATTTTTGTAAGCACTTCCTTGCAGGGGAGGGGAATCGGATCGATTGCTCTTAAATTGGCCGAAGAGGCGTACCCGCAGGTATCTTCCTGGGAGCTGGAAACATCCAGCAGGCAGCTGAATAATCATTATTTTTATGAAAAAGCGGGTTTTGAAAGAGCGTATGAATCTGAGGATGAATTCTGTTATGAAAAACGGAAGGAGTCATCTAATCATTCGAAAGCCACTCAAAATCAGGATCTGTCAGGAACACATTATGAAAGCTGCGGGATGGACGAAAGTGATTTCTTTAAGGTGAATTTAGCCGGCAGCTCCGTCAGCAACAGCAATGTGATGAACACTCATTTCAGTAATTGCAATTTGAGCCAGTCCAGGTTTCAAAACATTAATTTCAGAAACAGCCTGCTCGCAGATTTAAATTTGTCCGGCAGCCGGATCGACCATGTAACGATGGGCGGGGTTCAGTTTAAGGATACGAGCCTTGAAGAGAATCAGCAGCCTGTCACATTTGAACGATGTGACCTGAAAGGCAGCCGCTTTATGGAGTGCAATCTGCAGGAGGTGGAGATTCAGCAAAGCGATTTGGAAGGTATGAGGATCAATGGGATTTCGGTGAAGGAATTGTTTGATGTGTATGAAAAGGCTGTAAAACACACCTGA
- a CDS encoding LysR family transcriptional regulator, with protein sequence MDIKQLRYFCTIAEEGQVTRAAKKLHMAQPPLSYQLKSLEEELGVLLLERNGKKMELTDAGTILYERARSLLLQMEAAVSEVKEAGEGLTGLLSIGSVKTCFSYIPERIRFFREQYPNVSFRLHEGDSFRLAEDVRSRQIELALIRMPLDLHDFHHLPLSKDPFAAIVPDHWPIESTICMKDLSDLPLLLLHRVSGIGLYELVLNAFHKKGLTPQIVCQCPDAAMLMSLVREGVGAAMLPESALLAFPNSGLKAVRIQDAAILSDCALIWLKDRSLTKKAVRFRETFVGEGR encoded by the coding sequence TTGGACATTAAACAGCTCCGCTATTTCTGTACCATCGCGGAAGAAGGACAGGTGACACGCGCAGCCAAAAAACTGCACATGGCCCAGCCACCGTTAAGCTATCAGCTCAAATCCCTTGAAGAGGAGCTCGGCGTGCTGCTGCTGGAGCGGAACGGTAAAAAAATGGAGCTAACTGATGCCGGAACCATCCTTTACGAACGGGCCCGCTCGCTTCTCCTCCAAATGGAGGCGGCTGTCTCTGAGGTAAAGGAAGCCGGAGAAGGCCTGACCGGACTTCTGTCAATCGGCTCTGTGAAAACATGCTTTTCCTATATCCCCGAGCGGATCCGCTTCTTCCGGGAACAATATCCAAACGTCTCGTTCCGCCTGCACGAAGGAGACTCCTTCCGGCTGGCAGAGGACGTCCGCAGCCGGCAAATCGAACTTGCTCTGATCCGCATGCCGCTCGATTTACATGACTTTCATCATCTCCCGCTATCCAAAGATCCGTTTGCAGCGATCGTACCTGACCACTGGCCCATAGAAAGCACCATTTGTATGAAAGATTTGTCAGACCTCCCTCTCCTTCTGCTCCACCGGGTCAGCGGCATCGGATTGTATGAGCTCGTGCTGAATGCCTTTCACAAGAAAGGCTTGACCCCTCAAATTGTCTGCCAATGCCCGGACGCGGCCATGCTGATGTCCTTAGTCCGCGAAGGAGTCGGCGCCGCCATGCTTCCTGAATCTGCGTTGCTCGCATTCCCAAATTCCGGACTAAAAGCCGTCCGTATACAGGATGCGGCCATTCTTTCCGATTGTGCGCTGATTTGGCTGAAGGACCGGTCATTAACGAAGAAAGCGGTAAGGTTTCGGGAGACGTTTGTTGGGGAGGGAAGGTGA